One Streptomyces sp. NBC_00102 DNA segment encodes these proteins:
- a CDS encoding type II secretion system F family protein, translating to MNNLPLITVGVTLLCGVLGVWGLYAYTGGKADRDALVDRLSYAGHAAKSNRRFAGIDRRLRGTRFGRRLELKLGATGLEITPGEFLVYAIAAMAILWAVASSMLASFFGPVAALIGLWATNAFLNWQRTKRIERFINQLPELSRVLANATQAGLALRTSLAMAAEELENPAGEELARVARRLAVGESLDDALSELTDRLPSRELAVLVSTLVLSNRAGGTVVSSLRNLTETLEERKETRREVKTQLSQVTVTAYAVPVFGLGAMLLMNAVMPGALDRMTGAFLGQAAVVVSIALYTIGFVVIRRMSRIDV from the coding sequence ATGAACAATCTCCCTCTGATCACGGTCGGCGTGACACTCCTCTGCGGCGTCCTCGGCGTGTGGGGCCTGTACGCCTACACCGGCGGCAAGGCGGACCGCGACGCGCTCGTGGACCGGTTGTCCTACGCCGGACACGCCGCGAAGAGCAACAGGCGGTTTGCCGGGATCGACCGGCGGCTGCGCGGCACCAGATTCGGCCGGCGGCTCGAACTCAAGCTCGGAGCGACGGGCCTGGAGATCACCCCGGGCGAGTTTCTCGTGTACGCCATCGCGGCGATGGCCATTCTCTGGGCAGTGGCGTCGTCGATGCTGGCCTCCTTCTTCGGCCCGGTGGCGGCGTTGATCGGGCTGTGGGCGACGAACGCCTTCCTCAACTGGCAGCGCACCAAGCGGATCGAACGGTTCATCAATCAACTCCCGGAGCTCTCGCGGGTTCTCGCCAACGCGACGCAGGCGGGTCTCGCGCTGCGCACCTCACTTGCCATGGCGGCGGAGGAGCTGGAGAACCCCGCCGGAGAGGAACTGGCCCGCGTCGCCCGGCGGCTGGCAGTCGGCGAGTCGCTGGACGACGCGCTGAGCGAACTCACCGACCGACTGCCCTCCCGTGAACTGGCCGTCCTGGTATCGACCTTGGTGCTCTCCAACCGGGCGGGCGGTACGGTCGTCAGCTCCCTGCGCAACCTCACCGAGACGCTGGAGGAGCGCAAGGAAACCCGGCGCGAGGTCAAGACCCAGCTCTCCCAGGTCACCGTCACCGCCTACGCGGTCCCCGTCTTCGGGCTCGGAGCGATGCTGCTGATGAACGCGGTGATGCCCGGCGCCCTCGACCGTATGACCGGAGCCTTCCTCGGCCAGGCCGCCGTGGTGGTCTCCATCGCCCTGTACACGATCGGATTCGTCGTGATCCGTCGTATGTCCCGCATCGACGTCTGA
- a CDS encoding DUF5936 domain-containing protein, which translates to MDLLLAVGMAIAVYGIIYGYRMYRAEAKLPTDLAIALEVGATRTSAVGSGIDRLGMRWAPAVLRMMGAKAVNKKRRQIDMAGNPGGLTIDRYAARRAVYGALGMLGAFAMLLRGQVFFALLMVGFGLFWVEAGIWSAVRVRRDHIERTLPDFLDVLAVVVSAGLGFRQALGRVAEKYEGPWADELRITLRQMDMGVSRRQAFDELRKRNDSEQVAMFVTALQQGEELGAPIVDTLIQIANDMRRTDAQNARRKAARAVPKATFAVTTFLLPGTLVLLTVGFIYGANVDFGFVTGG; encoded by the coding sequence ATGGACCTGCTGCTCGCCGTGGGCATGGCGATCGCCGTCTACGGCATCATCTACGGCTACCGGATGTACCGTGCCGAGGCCAAGCTCCCCACCGACCTCGCCATTGCCCTCGAAGTAGGTGCAACCCGCACGTCCGCCGTCGGGTCCGGCATCGACCGCCTCGGCATGCGCTGGGCGCCCGCCGTGCTGCGGATGATGGGCGCGAAGGCAGTCAACAAGAAGCGCCGGCAGATCGACATGGCGGGCAACCCCGGCGGCCTCACCATCGACCGCTATGCGGCACGGCGCGCGGTCTACGGCGCACTCGGCATGCTGGGTGCGTTCGCCATGCTGCTGCGCGGCCAGGTCTTCTTCGCTCTGCTGATGGTCGGCTTCGGCCTGTTCTGGGTCGAGGCGGGCATCTGGTCGGCGGTCCGCGTCCGTCGCGATCACATCGAACGGACTCTCCCGGACTTCCTCGACGTGTTGGCCGTCGTCGTCTCGGCGGGCCTCGGGTTCCGGCAGGCACTGGGCCGGGTGGCGGAGAAGTACGAGGGCCCGTGGGCCGACGAACTCCGCATCACCCTTCGGCAGATGGACATGGGAGTCAGCAGGCGCCAGGCCTTCGACGAACTGCGTAAACGCAACGATTCCGAGCAGGTCGCCATGTTCGTCACCGCCCTCCAACAGGGAGAGGAACTGGGTGCTCCGATCGTCGACACCTTGATTCAGATCGCCAACGACATGCGTCGTACCGACGCGCAGAACGCCCGGCGGAAGGCCGCCCGGGCGGTTCCCAAGGCGACGTTCGCGGTGACGACGTTCCTCCTGCCGGGGACGCTCGTCCTGCTCACGGTTGGGTTCATCTACGGCGCCAACGTGGACTTCGGATTCGTGACGGGCGGATGA